The Chitinophaga pinensis DSM 2588 region AACAGTTGTTCGAATTGTTGCAGCAGATCACTAGTAGCCGACTGCCGGGTCAGGAACTGACGTTTGTAAAAACGCTTTGCATAACTCAGCAGCAGTTCGATTTGTGCAATGATTACTTCATGACTGAAGTCATCGATCCTGCTATTCAGTTCTTCACGAATGATCGTATAAATGGCGAGCATAGTGGCTCTCTCCTGCTCTGACAGATGCAATGCCTCATTGGAAGAATAAGAAAAGAAATTATATTTTTTGATCTTATTGGCCAATGAATAACCTTGCAGGAAATCCGGATGAATGAGCAATGAATAACCCATAATGTCTTCATCCGCTTCTATACCGCCTATGACCTGGTTAGGTGAGGCGAACAATAAACTGCCTTCATTAAAGTCGTAGTAGCCCTGACCATACTTCACCTTTCCGCCCAGTTTGGTCACAAAAGAGATCTTGTAGAAATGCAGCACACGACTCTGGGGCAGCTTGCATAAATCGAGTTGGCCGTCTGTCAGGTCCAATATGGTAATCAGCGGATGAATAGGTCCCGGAAGGCCTAATACCCGGTGTATTTCCGGTATGGAGTCTAATCCTTGCGTCTTCGGTGTTTCACTTTTCATATCTAAAGATAATAAGTATGACCGGTGACTCTGTCTATCACCGGTCATAAAACAGATAATTGGTTTCAATGTTTAGTTACCAGGGTAAGGGGCCGTCCGGACCGGTAAAACCTCCGGTTGGGCCATCCGTCTCCAATGCTACACGCACTGGTTCCCGGGAGCCTACTTCCAGACTATCGGTACCCTGGAAATTATTCAAAGCGGTCGCTGTATAACCCGGACTTGTTGCATTCACCTTGATATTCTCTTTTTCAAGCTCCATGGCAAAGGCAAGGGTAACCGCATTGAGGGCTGTTTTGGAAGCCGCATAGACGATACCAAAATGCTCTCTGGCCCAACATGTAGGATCTGAGATCCAGGTGAGGGAACCTAATCCGCTGGATACATTCACGATACGGCCGGCCTTTGATTTCCGCAGTAAGGGTATGGCTGCCTGGGTAACGGCAATAACGGCGAATACATTGGTATCCCAGACGGTTCGCACCTCGTCAATTGACACTGTGCTGGGCCGGCTTTTCGCTACCATTTCTTCCGGCGTACGCGCAGTTGTTCCGGCATGTGCGATACCTGCATTGTTCACCAGCAGATCCAGGCGCCCCTGTTCTTTCATGATACGTTCTACTGCCGCATTAATGGTCGCCTGCTTCGTAACGTCCAACTCGATAGCATAGGTAGCGCCGCCAATTTCAGCAGCTGCCTTTTCTCCGTTGCTCAGGTTACGCGACCCGAGGTATACATAATAGCCATTCGCTGACAATTCTTTGGCAATCTGGAAACCTACTCCCTGGTTGGCCCCGGTAACAAGGGCCACAAGCTGTTCGTTCGTTGACTTTTCTATCTTATTTTCCATGTGAATAACGATTAAAGAATGATAGCTCAAAATTCCAGCTTCGTTATTATTCACAGATAACCGAATCAAGGACATACATAACCAAATTACTTGAGGCGAGGTATTCAACAGGAGAACGGAGAAAGGGAATATGAGCACTCTGATTTTGCGATTCATAGCAGCGCAATCAGTTACGAAGTTGTCAATACTGTTATCTGAAATATCTGTTAGTTCCCAGCCACCACTGAAATCTCTACAGCGGCATCCTTCACCAGTTTATCTACCTGTACCAGGGTACGGGCAGGATAGGGAGCAGAAAAGAATGTGCGGTAAACTTCATTAAAATCATTCAGCTGTTTAATTTCCCTGAGGTAAACTGTCACGTTTACTACGTCACCTAATGTCAATCCTGCGGATGCTAATGCCTGTTGTACATTGGTCAATGCCTGTGTTGTTTCCTCTTTGAAGCTTGTCTTTTTTCCTCTCCCTTCATTGATTCCTATCTGTCCTGCAACAAAAAATGTCTGCCTGGCGGACCGTATATTGCTGAAAGGCGCTGGTACATCTAATCCGTGCTCGCTCGTCAGAGCGGCCATACCAGCTAAAGCAGCGGCACCCAGCTCCAGTTCACGTTTACTGACCTTATCGAAGGTATCTGCAGCAGAATGATGAATATCAAATAAACGCTGATCATCACAATCCAGACTAATGACTGCTTTTGCAATTCCCTTCATCGGACCTATGTCTACCCCACGATGTTGCGGGGTCAGGCCGTCTGCTTTATAGGGTCTGAATAACGTACTCCGGTTTTTGAATATAGCCATGATCTCAGGAGCTGCATCGATCCGAAAGCCATGGGGAAAGAATCCGCCAGCATCTGTTTCAAATACGGCCAGGTGTTGTTCACGGGATTGTCTTGCCCATGCGGCATATTGCAATCCACCGCGATTCCCATTTTCTTCGTTGATATACAGGATGATCCTGATCGTTCTTGCCGGATGTGGTAACACTGTTCTTAGGATGCGTAAGGCGTCTATGACCTGTACCAGTCCGGCGCCATCGTCACTGGCACTCTCCGACAGATCCCAGGAGTCAATATGTGCGCCGATCGTAACAACCTCATTAGGCGCTACGGTACCTTTTATTTCTGCGATGACATTGGCGGATGCCACGTCTGTTAAACGTTGACAGTCCAGTTCCAGGGAGAGCCGGAGTTCCGGCTTCTGTATCAGGGCTTTACTCAGCCAGTCAGCACCATTGGTACTTACCGCTGCCGCGGGTATCATGGCTACACTACTATCATAGGAGACAGCCCCTGTATGTGGCAGATCATCCTTTGACAGTGTCAATGAGCGTACAATCGTGGCAATCGCCCCTTTTCTGGCGGCAGCAACGGCCCCGGTGTTCCGTTGGTCGACAGCTTCCAGGTAGGCCGTAAAAGGTTCTATAATACGAGGATCCATGGGCCGGTTAAAGAAGACGATCTTTCCCCTGACATCCTTCGCAGGTAATGAGTCAAGTTGCCGCCAGGACCTGATCTCAATGACGGGCGCTGTGAGGCGGCCGTTGGTACCAATGGAACCTCCCAATGCGCAGATGTTCAGTTGCATCGTATTGTCCTTATAGGGGACGGACGCTGAAGCGATCTTTCCCCTGTTCCAGCGGGGTACCCATACCTTTTGGAGGTATACGCTATCGGCACCCGCTTTCTTTAACAGGGTCCTCCCCCATTCTATCGTCTGTGTAGCCTGGGGTGTGCCCGTCAGTCGCTCACCTATTGTGGTGGTCAGCTCCTGCAGGTTATGATATGCTTCGCTATGCAGCAAAGATTCGTCGTAGATCCTGCGGAGCAGCATAGAATCATCGGTAGGGGCAGATTGTGCCATTACCCCATATCCCAGGAGCAATAAAAGGAGGCTGATAATACCGTTCTTGCTGACCTGAGCGATCTGTTTATTGTCCGCTGCCATAAGTGCTGTAGTTTACGGGGATCCATTCAAAACCGGTTTCTTTCTGTCTCAGGTGTCCGATACCAGGGAAAGAAATATGATCGACCGCGATCCAGTATTTGCCTTGTGCCGCTTCTTTGAAGGCTTTTATCCTGGCAGCCGCAGCTGCTGCCGGATCGATGTCAAAGCGGATGGTGACAGCAGGGTCTGCAAACTGTACCGGTGCGACGTGCATGATATCTCCCCAGAAAAGGATTTTCTCTCCTTTGCTTTCCACGGCATAAAAAGTATGTCCTGGCGTATGTCCTGGTGTAGCAACCGGGGTGATGCCGGGTAATAGTTCGCCGCCATAGTCAAACATTTTCACTTTACCGGCCTTCAGATAGGGGCCGACTTTTGTACGTCCTTCGATAAAATATTTCTTTTTATCAGCGGGCGCTTTCTGCATCTGTTCATCGCTGAACCAGAAGTCCACTTCCGGGCGACTGATATAAACGGTTGCATTAGGGAATACCATCCTATTTCCTTCCATCAAACCACCTGTATGATCAGTATGGATATGGGTGATCAGGATCTTACGGATATCCTCGGGTTTATATCCTGCTGCCCGGATACTTTCCGGCAGATGTCCCAGTGTAGGTCCGTATAACTCAGCCGTACCCGCGTCTACCATGATCAGTTCCTTTCCTGTATTGATGATATAAGCATTGACAGATGCTTCCAGGGGAAGCGCCTGAAAATTGTATTGTAAGAGGGAGTCGATCTGTCCGGGCCTGGTATTCATCAGTAACTGATCTGCTGCCAGGGGAACGGTACCGTCTGAAAGGGCGGTGATCTCCAGGTCGCCGAGTTTCATCCGGTAATACCCTGGTTGTGCTAATTTATGGCTGGCCTTGTCCTGCGCCGTCACCCCGGAAAAAGGGATGCTCAGTAACAGGCAGGCATACAATAACGATCCTAATTTCTTCATCTTTATCACTTTTAATTGTTCTTTTGTTCATCCATCTTCTATTATTGCCGGCATGAATCAGGATTGATTTCGATGACAAAATTGAGCAGAACTACACAACAGGACAAGTACGTACTGTATTATCATATAGGGATAATTTTATCACATATGTACATTTAAGTAACAAGCTGTAATTTTGCAAGCAAATGCTGTGAAGATGTACGAGCGAAAAATTCCTTTAGACCTGAATTGTGGGATGGCTGTCATTATGGAGATCATTGGCGGCAAATGGAAACCTTGTCTGATCTTTAACATATCCAGGGGGATCAGAAGACCCGGAGAACTGCAACGGTATAATCCTGCTGCTACCCGGCGGGTGCTTACGCAACAGTTGAAGGAACTGGAAGAGCATGGGATCATCAGGCGTGTCGTATATGCCGAAGTACCACCCAAAGTGGAATACTATCTTACAGAGAAGGGTGAATCCCTGATGCCTGTCATCAATGCGATGGAGAACTGGGGCGCCGGCCATCTGCCGGAAACACTATTGGAACAAGTAGTAGCCCTTCCCCAATAATATGACCAAATTTTAACCTGCGGCGGGCCCTTTTTTGCAGGTATCATGTATCTTTAAGATACCATGAAGACTATATTCTTTTCCACCAAACCTTATGATAAAACTTTCTTCAATACCCATAACAGCAGCCACCAGCTACAACTTGAATTCCTGGAGACACATCTGGGACCACATATCGTCAATGCGGTAGACGAAGGCACTTTTGCCGTATGCGTATTTGTCAATGACCGTCTTACCGAAGAAGTGATCAGGGTATTGGCCGGCAAAGGAGTCAAAGTGATTGCGCTCCGCTGTGCAGGATTTAATAATGTGGATCTGGAAGCGGCACGGGCACATGGTATCAGGGTATGCCGGGTACCGGCCTATTCACCGGAAGCTGTTGCCGAACATGCGGTTGCCATGTTGCTGACGCTCAACCGTAAAACGCATAAAGCCTATAATCGGGTAAGGGAACAGAACTTTTCACTAAATGGATTGTTAGGATTCAATCTTCATGGCAAAACTGTCAGTGTGATTGGTACGGGCAAGATTGGTAAGGCATTCTGTAAGATCATGCTGGGATTCGGATGTAAGGTACTGGCTTACGACATCGTGCGGGATGAAACCCTGGAAGCGGCGGGTGTGGTATATAGCGACTTTGAGACATTATTACGCCATGCGGATATTCTGTCGCTGCATTGTCCGCTGACGCCGGAAAGCCGCTATCTGATCAATGAGCAAAGCTTACAGGGCATGAAATCAGGTGTAACCATCATCAATACCAGCCGGGGAGCCCTGATCAATACGAATGATGCTATTAATGCCCTTAAAACAGGCCATATCGCCTATCTGGGTATTGATGTATATGAGCAGGAGGAAAAGCTGTTTTTCAAGGACCTTTCGGGCAGTATTATTGAAGATGATACGATACAACGGCTGATGAGTTTTCCCAATGTGCTGGTCACCGGTCATCAGGCATTTTTTACCAATGAGGCACTGGACGAGATTGCGGCCACGACCCTGGATAACATTGCAAAGCTCAGCCGGGGTAAAGAACCGGATAAAAGCAGGATATTAGTGTAAACACGGTTATTATTTGTCTGTCATTATTGGTAGTTTGAATTTTAACTAATAAGACGCCGGATTAGATTCCCCGCTCTCGATAGCATTGCAAAGCGCGGCCGGAGTGAAACCCTGGAAAAAGCGGCATATTGGTGTAAACATGGCTATTATCTGCCTGTTTTATCGGCATTTACCGGTTTTAACCAATAAGACGCTTGGCAACATTGCTTGCTGTATAGCCCTGCAAAGCCTTCGGAAGGCTATCATCTGAGAAAGCAGCAGGTGGTATAAACCAAGCGATTACTTGCCTGCTTTATCGGTTTTTATATCTTTTTCCGGATCCGGCATTGCCGATTAAATGCAATTCTATATTTTCGTTGTTGTAACACATAAATTAAAATTTAAATTAAAAAAGTATGAAGCAAACAGTACCTGCTTTTATCCTGCTGCTGACACTGGCAGCTTGTGGTGGAGCCTCCAGCGATCAGGCAAAAACCGAGGAAAAGAAAGAAGCAGCTGCGACCACCGGCGTAGCTTATGCGATTGACACAACAGCAACTTCTGTTCAATGGCGCGCTACTCACAAAGGTGGATTTGCACCACGCTTTGGCACTATTAAAGTTGTTGACGGTACCCTGAACGTAGAAAACGGCACTATCAGCAGTGGTAATTTCGACGTAAACCTGAACTCCCTGACAACTGACCCTGCGTCTGTTACAGAGAAAGACAAAAAGTCAACTGACCTGGATGGCCATCTGAAGAGCCCGGATTTCTTCGATGCAGCTAACCATCCGATGGCTAAATTCGTTATCACCAGTGTTACTGCGTACGACAGCACCAAAGAAAAAAGCCTGCTGCCTGGCGCGACTAACCTGATCAGCGGTAACCTGACCCTGAAAGACAGCACCCTGAACATCACTTTCCCTGCACAGATCGTTGTAGGCGAAAATGACGTTACTGCTAACGCGAAATTCGTGATAGACAGAACTGCATGGGGTATCAACTACAAAACTGAAGGTAGTCCTGAAAACTGGGCGATCAGCAAAGATGTAGAAATTGGTTTCACGCTGAAAGCGGCGAAGAAATAGTCTTACAAAGCTAAAGGAACTTCATTTATAAGAAAGGGCTGACGTTTCAATACGTCGGCCCTTTTTAATTAATTAAGAATTATGAATTAAGAATTAAGAATTAGTTAGCCTTACGAGATGTTATGTCTGACATTTGACTGCGTAGTTATATAATATACCTGACCGACAATAAAATTCTTAATTCTTAATTCTTAATTCTTAATTCTTAATTCTTAATTCTTAATTCTTAATTCTTAATTCTTAATTCTTAATTCTTAATTCTTAATTCTTAATTCTTAATTCTTAATTCTTAATTCTTAATTCTTAATTCTTAATTCTTAATTCTTAATTCTTAATTCTTAATTCTTAATTCCTAATTCTTAATTGGCTGCATCTATTGCCTCACGCAATGCTTTTGCTGCTGCAGCTGGATCCTGCGCTGCATAAATAGCCGCTCCGGCTACTGCTACCTTTGCACCTGCTTTTATTACTGCCTGTACGTTCTGCAGATTCACGCCCCCTGCTATTGAAACCGGTGTTTCTGCGGTTGCTGCTTCGTCGATCAGTACCTGGATGGAGTAACCTGGCGTCCACTGTTCGTCCAGTCCTGCGTGCAGTTCTACAAATTCAACACCCAGTGCCGCTACTTCTTTTGCACGCGCTACTCTGTCTGGTGCACCGATGGTATCTACTACCACGCCTTTACCATGTGCTTTTGCTGCTTTTACCGCCCCTACGATGGTCGCATTACCTGCAACGCCTAATACGGTTACCAGGTCAGCACCTGCTTTAAAAGCGATATCAGCTTCCAGTTCTCCGGCATCCGCTGTTTTCAGATCCGCAAATACAATTTTATCCGGATGTGCGCTCTTCATAGCTGTGATAACGCTTACACCCATGTTCTTGATCAGTGGTGTACCTAATTCAATAATATCGACATAAGGAGCTACTTTACCCGCCAGTGCCAATGCTTCTTCTGTAGTCAGCAAATCAATTGCTACCTGTAATTTTGCCATATATGTTGTTTTAAATAGTTACTTATTCCATATTCGCATGTCGCTTCCAGACCTCTTCCGGTGCGGCATCGCTTAGTTTCCATATTGTCTGAAACAAGGCGTCTGCGATCAGCAGGATGCTTTGTTCGAAAAGACTACCTGCGTATTGCCTGGATATTGTTCCGTTGAAATCCTGCTTTTGTGCTGCTGGTATCAGCAATACGAATTGTGCCAGCGCGGCCAGCGGAGATTGTGTAGTGGTTGATAATGCAGCAACAGCCGCGCCGGCGGCATGTGCTTTTTCTGCTGCTTTGACAATCGAACTGGTGGTACCGGAACCGGAAGCTGCCAGTAAGAGATCGCCTTTCAGGATAGCGGGTGTTGTCGTCTCTCCTACC contains the following coding sequences:
- a CDS encoding helix-turn-helix domain-containing protein yields the protein MKSETPKTQGLDSIPEIHRVLGLPGPIHPLITILDLTDGQLDLCKLPQSRVLHFYKISFVTKLGGKVKYGQGYYDFNEGSLLFASPNQVIGGIEADEDIMGYSLLIHPDFLQGYSLANKIKKYNFFSYSSNEALHLSEQERATMLAIYTIIREELNSRIDDFSHEVIIAQIELLLSYAKRFYKRQFLTRQSATSDLLQQFEQLLNNYFEEEKPVSLGVPTVQYLADQLNYTANYLSDMLRSLTGLNAQQHIHQNLIERSKEMLSTTNMNVSEVAYLLGFEHPQSFSRLFKSKTNVSPAEFRSAFN
- a CDS encoding SDR family NAD(P)-dependent oxidoreductase, translated to MENKIEKSTNEQLVALVTGANQGVGFQIAKELSANGYYVYLGSRNLSNGEKAAAEIGGATYAIELDVTKQATINAAVERIMKEQGRLDLLVNNAGIAHAGTTARTPEEMVAKSRPSTVSIDEVRTVWDTNVFAVIAVTQAAIPLLRKSKAGRIVNVSSGLGSLTWISDPTCWAREHFGIVYAASKTALNAVTLAFAMELEKENIKVNATSPGYTATALNNFQGTDSLEVGSREPVRVALETDGPTGGFTGPDGPLPW
- a CDS encoding Rid family hydrolase, whose protein sequence is MAADNKQIAQVSKNGIISLLLLLLGYGVMAQSAPTDDSMLLRRIYDESLLHSEAYHNLQELTTTIGERLTGTPQATQTIEWGRTLLKKAGADSVYLQKVWVPRWNRGKIASASVPYKDNTMQLNICALGGSIGTNGRLTAPVIEIRSWRQLDSLPAKDVRGKIVFFNRPMDPRIIEPFTAYLEAVDQRNTGAVAAARKGAIATIVRSLTLSKDDLPHTGAVSYDSSVAMIPAAAVSTNGADWLSKALIQKPELRLSLELDCQRLTDVASANVIAEIKGTVAPNEVVTIGAHIDSWDLSESASDDGAGLVQVIDALRILRTVLPHPARTIRIILYINEENGNRGGLQYAAWARQSREQHLAVFETDAGGFFPHGFRIDAAPEIMAIFKNRSTLFRPYKADGLTPQHRGVDIGPMKGIAKAVISLDCDDQRLFDIHHSAADTFDKVSKRELELGAAALAGMAALTSEHGLDVPAPFSNIRSARQTFFVAGQIGINEGRGKKTSFKEETTQALTNVQQALASAGLTLGDVVNVTVYLREIKQLNDFNEVYRTFFSAPYPARTLVQVDKLVKDAAVEISVVAGN
- a CDS encoding MBL fold metallo-hydrolase, with the protein product MKKLGSLLYACLLLSIPFSGVTAQDKASHKLAQPGYYRMKLGDLEITALSDGTVPLAADQLLMNTRPGQIDSLLQYNFQALPLEASVNAYIINTGKELIMVDAGTAELYGPTLGHLPESIRAAGYKPEDIRKILITHIHTDHTGGLMEGNRMVFPNATVYISRPEVDFWFSDEQMQKAPADKKKYFIEGRTKVGPYLKAGKVKMFDYGGELLPGITPVATPGHTPGHTFYAVESKGEKILFWGDIMHVAPVQFADPAVTIRFDIDPAAAAAARIKAFKEAAQGKYWIAVDHISFPGIGHLRQKETGFEWIPVNYSTYGSGQ
- a CDS encoding winged helix-turn-helix transcriptional regulator translates to MYERKIPLDLNCGMAVIMEIIGGKWKPCLIFNISRGIRRPGELQRYNPAATRRVLTQQLKELEEHGIIRRVVYAEVPPKVEYYLTEKGESLMPVINAMENWGAGHLPETLLEQVVALPQ
- a CDS encoding 2-hydroxyacid dehydrogenase; translated protein: MKTIFFSTKPYDKTFFNTHNSSHQLQLEFLETHLGPHIVNAVDEGTFAVCVFVNDRLTEEVIRVLAGKGVKVIALRCAGFNNVDLEAARAHGIRVCRVPAYSPEAVAEHAVAMLLTLNRKTHKAYNRVREQNFSLNGLLGFNLHGKTVSVIGTGKIGKAFCKIMLGFGCKVLAYDIVRDETLEAAGVVYSDFETLLRHADILSLHCPLTPESRYLINEQSLQGMKSGVTIINTSRGALINTNDAINALKTGHIAYLGIDVYEQEEKLFFKDLSGSIIEDDTIQRLMSFPNVLVTGHQAFFTNEALDEIAATTLDNIAKLSRGKEPDKSRILV
- a CDS encoding YceI family protein, whose amino-acid sequence is MKQTVPAFILLLTLAACGGASSDQAKTEEKKEAAATTGVAYAIDTTATSVQWRATHKGGFAPRFGTIKVVDGTLNVENGTISSGNFDVNLNSLTTDPASVTEKDKKSTDLDGHLKSPDFFDAANHPMAKFVITSVTAYDSTKEKSLLPGATNLISGNLTLKDSTLNITFPAQIVVGENDVTANAKFVIDRTAWGINYKTEGSPENWAISKDVEIGFTLKAAKK
- the hxlA gene encoding 3-hexulose-6-phosphate synthase yields the protein MAKLQVAIDLLTTEEALALAGKVAPYVDIIELGTPLIKNMGVSVITAMKSAHPDKIVFADLKTADAGELEADIAFKAGADLVTVLGVAGNATIVGAVKAAKAHGKGVVVDTIGAPDRVARAKEVAALGVEFVELHAGLDEQWTPGYSIQVLIDEAATAETPVSIAGGVNLQNVQAVIKAGAKVAVAGAAIYAAQDPAAAAKALREAIDAAN
- the hxlB gene encoding 6-phospho-3-hexuloisomerase, translating into MFSFDQHTLSEALSADLPMILEEHQQLLQKVSVKEIAALALLMQEAKRIFITGAGRTGLMMKAAAMRFMHMGFTVHVVGETTTPAILKGDLLLAASGSGTTSSIVKAAEKAHAAGAAVAALSTTTQSPLAALAQFVLLIPAAQKQDFNGTISRQYAGSLFEQSILLIADALFQTIWKLSDAAPEEVWKRHANME